A window from Streptomyces subrutilus encodes these proteins:
- a CDS encoding cobalamin B12-binding domain-containing protein: MRRRNVNILLAGTASDSHTWNLVYLQLLLEELGHPVRNLGPCVTDELLTEACAREEPGLVVLSSVNGHGYRDGLGAVRAVRRAGLTLPVVIGGKLGVAGEADPAQRGLLLDAGCDAVFDDGDVAALRAYLAALEAAAHRAPQAVA, from the coding sequence ATGCGACGAAGGAATGTGAACATCCTGCTGGCGGGTACGGCCTCGGATTCCCACACCTGGAACCTGGTCTATCTGCAGCTGCTCCTGGAGGAGCTCGGGCACCCGGTCCGCAATCTGGGTCCCTGTGTGACGGACGAGCTGCTGACCGAAGCCTGCGCGCGGGAGGAGCCCGGTCTCGTCGTCCTCAGCAGTGTGAACGGGCACGGCTACCGGGACGGACTCGGCGCCGTGCGCGCCGTACGGCGGGCCGGGCTCACCCTGCCCGTCGTCATCGGGGGCAAGCTGGGCGTGGCCGGCGAGGCCGATCCCGCACAGCGCGGACTCCTGCTGGACGCGGGCTGCGACGCCGTCTTCGACGACGGGGACGTCGCCGCCCTGCGCGCCTACCTGGCCGCCCTCGAAGCCGCGGCGCACCGCGCACCGCAGGCCGTCGCATGA
- a CDS encoding MbtH family protein has translation MTNPFDDTEGTFHVVVNAEGQHSLWPGFADVPAGWEGVWGPGTRADALAYVERNWTDIRPKSLVTQYAS, from the coding sequence ATGACCAATCCTTTCGACGACACCGAGGGAACGTTCCACGTCGTGGTCAACGCCGAGGGCCAGCACTCGCTGTGGCCCGGGTTCGCCGACGTCCCCGCAGGCTGGGAGGGAGTCTGGGGCCCGGGAACCCGGGCGGACGCCCTCGCCTACGTGGAGCGCAACTGGACGGACATCCGGCCGAAGAGCCTCGTCACGCAATACGCCTCCTGA
- a CDS encoding amino acid--tRNA ligase-related protein, whose protein sequence is MVQPRMGFGDPRRMRAGLERTKAAVATTVGTLTIDSYTRVGDHAAARAALAEGVPLNGYPIATHSAESTRELLAGVLDAGFPVQVRHGSSRPEAIVRALAAAGLDATEGGPVSYCLPYGRTPLAESVENWARSCELLTTLVPAGRVPHLESFGGCMLGQLCPPGLLVALSLLEGMFFVRHGLRSVSLSYAQQTDPGQDVEAVRALRRLAGEFLPRDVERHVVLYTYMGVFPHTERGATRLLEASARLAVTAGAQRLIVKTAAEAHRIPTVAENVRALETAAAAAALTAPGREPERSADSEVYREARAFVEAVLELGDDPGRALRTAFARGVLDVPYCLHPDNAGRSRSFVAADGRLRWSRTGAMPVAPYAAGRRAPARAPAMTSDGLLAALGGVAGRYDAPHEQPHERPREQPQRRSDGAQAAGAAAPDGAAGPAGPGLGGARATPSAHPVPPPVCDPPVCDPPLCVPVLLRTGADMDLQTPPPLGEHLRSPQLRSAMLVQQEALHAARRFLRGEGFVELLPPLVGPVTDPGGRGAKALDVDYYGQPYKLMTSAILYKQASLKGFPRLFYIAPNVRVEPPETAGTGRHLVEFHQIDVELAGGSRADAQEIAAGLLTHVVEHVWTAVPEVLRELGRDELDFAELRSGKFDSCTHEEAVARLLGQGHPQSPDAEIDWAGEKVLSLEADRPFFINDYPKGSRGFYDREDPERPGVLRNFDLIAHGGFGELVSGSERESGYATIVTRMRESGENPAKYAWYLDLAREGIEPSAGFGMGLQRLVRFLTGLDALWQVSAYPKLPGVIAP, encoded by the coding sequence GTGGTGCAGCCCCGGATGGGGTTCGGCGACCCGCGCCGGATGCGGGCCGGCCTGGAGCGCACCAAGGCGGCCGTGGCCACCACGGTCGGCACGCTCACCATCGACAGCTACACCCGCGTCGGCGACCACGCGGCCGCGCGGGCCGCCCTGGCCGAGGGCGTGCCGCTCAACGGCTACCCGATCGCGACCCATTCCGCCGAGTCGACCCGGGAGCTGCTGGCGGGCGTACTGGACGCCGGCTTCCCGGTCCAGGTGCGCCACGGCTCCTCGCGGCCCGAGGCGATCGTCCGGGCCCTGGCCGCCGCCGGCCTGGACGCCACCGAGGGCGGACCCGTCTCGTACTGCCTGCCCTACGGGCGCACCCCGCTCGCCGAGTCCGTCGAGAACTGGGCCCGCTCCTGCGAGCTGCTGACCACGCTGGTGCCCGCGGGCCGGGTGCCGCACCTGGAGAGCTTCGGCGGCTGCATGCTGGGCCAGCTGTGCCCGCCCGGGCTGCTCGTGGCGCTCAGTCTGCTGGAGGGGATGTTCTTCGTCCGGCACGGCCTGCGCAGCGTCTCCCTCAGCTACGCCCAGCAGACCGACCCCGGCCAGGACGTCGAGGCCGTTCGGGCGCTGCGCCGGCTGGCCGGGGAGTTCCTGCCGCGGGACGTGGAGCGGCACGTCGTCCTCTACACCTACATGGGCGTCTTCCCGCACACCGAGCGCGGGGCGACCCGGCTGCTGGAGGCCTCCGCGCGGCTGGCCGTGACGGCCGGCGCGCAGCGCCTGATCGTGAAGACCGCCGCCGAGGCCCACCGGATCCCGACCGTGGCGGAGAACGTACGGGCGCTGGAGACGGCCGCGGCGGCCGCGGCGCTCACCGCGCCCGGGCGGGAGCCGGAGCGGTCGGCGGACAGCGAGGTGTACCGGGAGGCCCGGGCGTTCGTCGAGGCCGTGCTGGAGCTCGGCGACGACCCGGGACGGGCCCTGCGCACGGCCTTCGCACGGGGCGTGCTGGACGTGCCGTACTGCCTGCACCCCGACAACGCGGGGCGCTCGCGCAGCTTCGTCGCCGCCGACGGCCGGCTGCGCTGGTCGCGGACCGGCGCGATGCCGGTGGCCCCGTACGCCGCCGGCCGGCGGGCCCCGGCCCGCGCGCCGGCGATGACCTCGGACGGGCTGCTGGCGGCCCTGGGCGGCGTCGCCGGGCGGTACGACGCGCCCCACGAGCAGCCCCACGAGAGGCCGCGCGAGCAGCCGCAGCGCCGATCGGACGGGGCGCAGGCCGCCGGGGCCGCGGCGCCCGACGGGGCGGCCGGACCAGCCGGTCCGGGCCTCGGCGGGGCCCGCGCGACGCCCTCCGCACACCCCGTCCCGCCGCCCGTTTGCGACCCACCGGTGTGCGACCCACCCCTTTGCGTACCCGTACTTCTACGAACAGGAGCCGACATGGACCTGCAGACCCCTCCCCCGCTCGGCGAGCACCTGCGCTCGCCGCAGCTGCGGTCCGCGATGCTCGTGCAGCAGGAAGCCCTCCACGCGGCGCGGCGGTTCCTGCGCGGCGAGGGCTTCGTGGAGCTGCTGCCACCGCTGGTGGGCCCGGTCACCGACCCGGGCGGGCGCGGCGCGAAGGCGCTGGACGTCGACTACTACGGGCAGCCGTACAAGCTCATGACCAGCGCGATCCTCTACAAGCAGGCCTCGTTGAAGGGCTTTCCGCGGCTCTTCTACATCGCGCCGAACGTCCGGGTGGAACCGCCGGAGACGGCCGGCACGGGGCGGCACCTGGTGGAGTTCCACCAGATCGACGTGGAACTGGCGGGCGGCAGCCGCGCCGACGCGCAGGAGATCGCGGCCGGGCTGCTGACGCACGTGGTGGAGCACGTGTGGACGGCCGTTCCCGAGGTGCTGCGCGAACTCGGTCGCGACGAGCTGGACTTCGCTGAGCTGCGGTCGGGGAAGTTCGATTCCTGCACCCACGAGGAGGCGGTGGCCAGGCTGCTCGGGCAGGGGCATCCGCAGAGCCCGGACGCGGAGATCGACTGGGCGGGCGAGAAGGTCCTCTCCCTGGAGGCGGACCGTCCGTTCTTCATCAACGACTACCCCAAGGGGTCGCGCGGGTTCTACGACCGCGAGGATCCCGAACGTCCGGGCGTGCTGCGCAACTTCGACCTGATCGCGCACGGCGGTTTCGGCGAACTGGTCAGCGGCAGCGAGCGCGAGTCCGGATACGCGACGATCGTCACCCGCATGCGGGAGAGCGGCGAGAACCCGGCCAAGTACGCCTGGTACCTGGACCTGGCGCGCGAGGGCATCGAGCCCAGTGCCGGCTTCGGGATGGGGCTGCAGCGCCTCGTGCGGTTCCTGACCGGGCTGGACGCGCTCTGGCAGGTCAGCGCCTACCCGAAGCTGCCGGGGGTGATCGCGCCGTGA
- a CDS encoding non-ribosomal peptide synthetase — protein sequence MPSTAPTVSAVLDGGPAIAPAPPVLERIDSRVADGAEQTALVHGRRRMTYGQLALAVALRAEELAAEGAGPGRLVAVHRPRGIEAVVGLLAALRTGAAYLPLDPGAPAARTAAILADCAGREVAAADGETVLPGPGVPPGTAYVIYTSGSTGTPNGVAVGHAALAHFTAGATVRYGITAEDRVLQFAPLHFDASVEEIFLTLGAGAALVLRDEEMLDVPGLLAGCAAHGVSVLDLPTAYWHELAHALASGVAELPPALRTVVIGGEAALPERVAQWCRAVDPDRVRLLNTYGPTEATVVATVADLSRHPGGPVPIGEPLPGVRAAVVDGELWLLGGALALGYLGRPELTERRFSALDGERAYRTGDVVFVREDGQLGFRGRADDEVKINGHRVDPASVESVLTAHPGVREAAVVAQETADGVKRLAAFVVAEEGVGAQELRARVRAELPAAAVPSAVTLVDALPRTSSGKIDRKSLRGPAPQEPSADRVFDGVVLPAEDRIPLSFAQRRLWFLAGLEGPSTTYNLPLVLRLDGVPDHEALAAALADVVERHEVLRTVYPAVDSEPYQHVLEPLAVPLPVRACRPEEVDALVAGFTAGTFDLAAQLPIRARLFTTGDGGATLALLTHHIATDGWSVGPLLRDLGRAYGARLAGGAPDWEPLPVQYADYTLWQHELLERPEELIGHWRAALEGMPTVLDLPADRPRPAEPSGEGAGLVARLDAAAFRRLAGLGEERGASLLMLLQPALAQALAAVGAGTDVAIGTPVAGRGDEALDDLVGFFVNTLVLRTDVSGDVPYAELVDRARDADLAAYAHQELPFDLLVEHLRPDRSLAVNPFFQVMLTAQEQDGQELSLGGGLTGRFAEPGLEAAKFDLSVSCVAAPDGGLEVWWQYAADLFDRETAQLLLDVFVRALARAAADPDGPPSARPLLDEGELRGLAERRSRLAAARAEAARAAAAAAPAGSAADGSAAEEVLCTLFAEVIGIDRVAPDDNFFSVGGHSMMGVRLVNRIRAVLGLQARIRDLFLAPTPALLAVRLARGAADTGRAALVPVAAADRPELVPLSYAQRRLWFVDQLEGPSRSYTIPFALRLDRPLDPAVLAGALADVAGRHEVLRTVYPAVDGHPYQRVLESARPVLDRVAAAPGELDAAVDAAAGHVFDLARDLPFRASLIDVAGGGQVLVLLVHHIAADGWSAGPLLADLATAYGARSRGRAPGWLPLPVQYADYTLWERAALDGEAAAGHVAFWKRTLADAPPVLSLTAARTRPAEASHRGAATPLALDAATHARLERLALDHGATLFMVVQAALAATLTRHGAGTDLPLGTVVAGRDDEALNDLVGFFVNTLVLRCDTSGDPRFDELLRRVRDTDLAAFAHQDLPFDLVVEQLNPVRSTAHHPLVQAVVQVQPAEPPTPPDAVFAGTPLGAVSGFTKFDLTVSLQEARTADGAAAGLDGVLEYATDLYDEATAAQLAAHLARTLRAVAADPAQRIGDVALLSAEEEFRLLTEYNDTATPRSGRGPVHEVFAARARRTPDRIAVSYEEETLTYAELDARANALAHRLIAAGVRREGAVGVLMDRTPQLLVAVLAVLKCGAAYVPLDPRLPDARVRMIMEDVAGEVLLTEGAHLDKPAVRREASAGVRVLTADPAQDRTDGADAADVSDPAVVVGEDALMYVMFTSGSTGRPKGVGVTHRNVVELVTDRCWNRANHRRMLVHSAIGFDASTYELWVPLLSGGQLVIAPGDGTDVAELDHAVRTYEVTAAYFTMGLFHIMADEGLDTLKLLDEVWTGGDVASPSALQRVLDHCPDTALVHSYGPTETTFASHQQRIPAGAGRTLPGVFLGAALDNTRVHVLDARLRPVPIGVAGEMYLAGTQVARGYLGRPGLTSERFVADPFGADGGRMYRTGDLVHWTPAGELRFIGRADGQVKLRGFRIEPGEIEETLARHPGVGRVAVVVFEDGPGGKRLVAYAVPRAGHGLTTGELLRWAAGELPEHMVPSAAVLLDAIPLTVNGKPDRGALPAPAPAARPSGRPPRTPREEVLCGLFAEILGVEGVGIDDNFFGLGGHSLLGVRLVSRMRTVLGLERGVRDLFRTPTVAGLLGDEPTGFDPMGVLLPLSTRGSRAPLFCIHPGTGVGWPYAGLAQHLGPDQPLYAVQARALSELGHSPESVEEMVADYLPLIREVQPHGPYRFLGWSFGGTVAHALAARLAELGERTDLLAMMDVHLLPTEPVRRRMTPAQKRDMLVGDATGEPADAPFDVDALIGLVRLKDPVLGAFSDAEIRSVIGASINHAEIMNLYAPRPVATDMLFLAAIEDGETENTLAQHWIPFVEGRVENHIIGVPHTRMGEPEPLALIGRILSEKLRSLS from the coding sequence ATGCCCTCGACCGCCCCCACCGTCTCCGCCGTCCTGGACGGCGGACCGGCGATCGCCCCGGCGCCGCCGGTGCTCGAACGGATCGACTCCCGGGTCGCCGACGGCGCCGAGCAGACCGCCCTGGTGCACGGCCGGCGCCGGATGACGTACGGGCAGCTGGCCCTGGCGGTGGCGCTGCGCGCCGAGGAGCTGGCCGCCGAGGGCGCCGGCCCCGGGCGGCTGGTGGCCGTGCACCGGCCGCGCGGCATCGAGGCCGTCGTGGGCCTGCTGGCGGCCCTGCGCACCGGTGCCGCCTACCTGCCGCTGGACCCCGGCGCCCCGGCCGCCCGGACGGCCGCCATCCTCGCCGACTGCGCCGGACGGGAGGTCGCCGCCGCGGACGGCGAGACCGTCCTGCCCGGCCCCGGCGTCCCGCCGGGCACCGCGTACGTGATCTACACCTCCGGTTCGACCGGAACGCCGAACGGCGTGGCCGTCGGGCACGCCGCCCTCGCGCACTTCACCGCGGGCGCGACCGTCCGGTACGGGATCACCGCCGAGGACCGGGTGCTCCAGTTCGCCCCGCTGCACTTCGACGCGAGCGTGGAGGAGATCTTCCTGACCCTCGGCGCGGGCGCCGCGCTCGTCCTGCGCGACGAGGAGATGCTGGACGTCCCGGGCCTGCTGGCGGGCTGCGCCGCGCACGGGGTGAGCGTCCTGGACCTGCCCACCGCCTACTGGCACGAGCTGGCGCACGCGCTGGCCTCCGGCGTGGCCGAACTGCCGCCCGCGCTGCGCACGGTGGTCATCGGCGGCGAGGCGGCGCTGCCCGAGCGGGTGGCGCAGTGGTGCCGGGCCGTGGACCCGGACCGGGTGCGGCTGCTGAACACCTACGGCCCGACCGAGGCCACCGTCGTCGCCACCGTCGCCGACCTGTCCCGCCACCCCGGGGGCCCGGTCCCGATCGGGGAGCCGCTGCCGGGCGTGCGGGCCGCGGTCGTCGACGGGGAACTGTGGCTGCTCGGCGGGGCCCTGGCGCTCGGCTACCTGGGCCGGCCCGAGCTGACGGAGCGGCGCTTCTCGGCGCTGGACGGGGAGCGCGCGTACCGCACCGGCGACGTGGTGTTCGTCCGGGAGGACGGCCAGCTCGGCTTCCGGGGCCGGGCCGACGACGAGGTGAAGATCAACGGGCACCGGGTGGACCCGGCGTCCGTGGAGTCCGTGCTCACCGCCCACCCCGGGGTCCGCGAGGCCGCCGTGGTGGCGCAGGAGACCGCGGACGGGGTGAAGCGGCTGGCCGCGTTCGTGGTCGCGGAGGAGGGGGTGGGCGCGCAGGAGCTGCGCGCCCGGGTGCGGGCCGAGCTGCCGGCCGCCGCCGTGCCGTCGGCGGTGACGCTGGTGGACGCGCTGCCCCGCACCTCCTCCGGCAAGATCGACCGCAAGTCGCTGCGCGGTCCCGCGCCGCAGGAGCCGTCGGCGGACCGCGTCTTCGACGGGGTGGTGCTGCCGGCCGAGGACCGGATCCCCCTGTCCTTCGCCCAGCGCCGGCTGTGGTTCCTGGCCGGCCTGGAGGGCCCCTCCACCACCTACAACCTGCCGCTGGTGCTGCGCCTGGACGGCGTCCCGGACCACGAGGCGCTGGCCGCGGCGCTCGCCGACGTCGTGGAGCGGCACGAGGTGCTGCGCACCGTGTACCCGGCCGTCGACTCCGAGCCGTACCAGCACGTGCTGGAGCCGCTCGCGGTCCCGCTGCCGGTGCGCGCCTGCCGGCCGGAGGAGGTCGACGCGCTGGTGGCCGGGTTCACCGCGGGCACCTTCGACCTGGCCGCGCAGCTCCCGATCCGCGCCCGGCTGTTCACGACCGGGGACGGGGGCGCCACCCTCGCGCTGCTGACCCACCACATCGCCACCGACGGCTGGTCGGTGGGACCGCTCCTGCGCGACCTCGGCCGGGCGTACGGGGCCCGGCTGGCCGGTGGCGCGCCCGACTGGGAGCCGCTGCCGGTCCAGTACGCCGACTACACGCTGTGGCAGCACGAACTCCTGGAGCGGCCGGAGGAGTTGATCGGGCACTGGCGGGCCGCCCTGGAGGGCATGCCGACCGTACTGGACCTCCCCGCCGACCGGCCGCGGCCCGCCGAGCCCAGCGGGGAGGGGGCCGGTCTCGTCGCCCGGCTGGACGCGGCCGCGTTCCGCCGGCTCGCCGGGCTGGGCGAGGAGCGCGGCGCCAGCCTGCTGATGCTTCTGCAGCCGGCTCTGGCCCAGGCCCTGGCCGCGGTCGGAGCGGGTACGGACGTCGCCATCGGCACGCCGGTGGCGGGGCGCGGGGACGAGGCGCTGGACGACCTGGTCGGCTTCTTCGTGAACACGCTGGTCCTGCGCACCGACGTCTCCGGCGACGTCCCGTACGCCGAGCTGGTGGACCGGGCGCGGGACGCCGACCTGGCGGCCTACGCGCATCAGGAGCTCCCCTTCGACCTGCTGGTGGAGCACCTGCGGCCGGACCGGTCGCTCGCCGTGAACCCGTTCTTCCAGGTGATGCTGACCGCCCAGGAGCAGGACGGGCAGGAGCTGTCGCTGGGCGGCGGCCTCACCGGCCGCTTCGCCGAACCGGGCCTGGAGGCGGCCAAGTTCGACCTCAGCGTCTCCTGCGTGGCCGCGCCCGACGGCGGACTGGAGGTGTGGTGGCAGTACGCGGCGGACCTCTTCGACCGGGAGACGGCGCAGCTGCTGCTGGACGTCTTCGTCCGGGCCCTCGCGCGGGCCGCCGCCGACCCGGACGGGCCGCCGTCGGCGCGGCCGCTGCTGGACGAGGGGGAACTGCGGGGACTCGCGGAGCGGCGGAGCCGGCTGGCCGCGGCCCGTGCGGAGGCGGCCCGCGCGGCCGCCGCGGCCGCACCGGCCGGCTCGGCCGCGGACGGGTCGGCGGCCGAGGAGGTGCTCTGCACGCTGTTCGCGGAGGTGATCGGCATCGACCGGGTGGCCCCGGACGACAACTTCTTCTCGGTCGGCGGGCATTCCATGATGGGCGTGCGGCTGGTGAACCGGATCCGGGCCGTGCTCGGGCTGCAGGCCCGCATCCGCGACCTGTTCCTGGCCCCGACGCCCGCGCTGCTGGCGGTCCGGCTGGCCAGGGGGGCGGCGGACACCGGGCGGGCCGCGCTGGTCCCGGTCGCGGCGGCGGACCGGCCGGAGCTGGTGCCGCTGTCGTACGCGCAGCGCCGGCTGTGGTTCGTCGACCAGTTGGAGGGGCCGAGCCGCTCCTACACCATCCCCTTCGCCCTGCGGCTGGACCGCCCGCTCGACCCGGCCGTGCTCGCCGGGGCCCTCGCGGACGTGGCCGGGCGGCACGAGGTGCTGCGGACGGTGTACCCCGCGGTGGACGGACACCCGTACCAGCGGGTGCTGGAGTCGGCCCGGCCGGTGCTGGACCGGGTCGCCGCGGCCCCCGGGGAGCTGGACGCCGCCGTGGACGCGGCGGCCGGGCACGTCTTCGACCTGGCCCGCGACCTGCCCTTCCGGGCCTCGCTGATCGACGTGGCGGGGGGCGGGCAGGTGCTGGTGCTGCTCGTCCACCACATCGCGGCCGACGGCTGGTCCGCCGGGCCGCTGCTGGCCGACCTGGCCACCGCCTACGGGGCCAGGTCGCGGGGCCGGGCGCCCGGCTGGCTGCCGCTGCCGGTCCAGTACGCCGACTACACCCTGTGGGAGCGGGCCGCCCTCGACGGCGAGGCCGCCGCCGGGCACGTCGCCTTCTGGAAGCGGACCCTGGCCGACGCGCCCCCGGTGCTGTCCCTCACCGCCGCCCGCACCCGGCCCGCCGAGGCCTCGCACCGGGGGGCCGCGACGCCGCTCGCCCTGGACGCCGCCACCCACGCCCGGCTGGAGCGGCTCGCCCTGGACCACGGGGCCACCCTGTTCATGGTGGTCCAGGCGGCGCTGGCGGCCACCTTGACCCGGCACGGGGCCGGCACCGACCTGCCGCTGGGCACGGTGGTCGCGGGGCGCGACGACGAGGCGCTGAACGACCTGGTCGGCTTCTTCGTCAACACCCTCGTCCTGCGCTGCGACACCTCCGGCGACCCGCGCTTCGACGAGCTGCTCCGGCGGGTGCGGGACACCGACCTGGCCGCCTTCGCCCACCAGGACCTGCCCTTCGACCTGGTGGTGGAGCAGCTGAACCCGGTCCGCTCCACCGCCCACCACCCGCTGGTCCAGGCGGTCGTCCAGGTGCAGCCGGCCGAGCCGCCGACGCCGCCGGACGCGGTGTTCGCCGGGACCCCGCTCGGGGCGGTGTCCGGGTTCACCAAGTTCGACCTGACGGTCTCGCTCCAGGAGGCGCGGACCGCCGACGGGGCCGCGGCCGGGCTGGACGGCGTACTGGAGTACGCGACGGACCTGTACGACGAGGCGACCGCGGCCCAGTTGGCGGCGCACCTGGCCCGCACCCTGCGGGCGGTGGCCGCGGACCCGGCGCAGCGCATCGGGGACGTCGCACTGCTCTCCGCGGAGGAGGAGTTCCGGCTGCTGACCGAGTACAACGACACGGCGACCCCGCGGTCCGGGCGCGGTCCGGTGCACGAGGTGTTCGCGGCCCGGGCCCGCCGCACCCCGGACCGGATCGCGGTGTCGTACGAGGAGGAGACGCTCACCTACGCGGAGCTGGACGCCCGCGCCAACGCCCTGGCCCACCGGCTGATCGCGGCCGGGGTGCGCCGGGAGGGCGCGGTCGGCGTGCTGATGGACCGCACGCCGCAGCTGCTGGTGGCGGTGCTGGCCGTGCTCAAGTGCGGCGCCGCCTACGTGCCGCTCGATCCGCGGCTGCCCGACGCCCGGGTCCGCATGATCATGGAGGACGTGGCCGGGGAGGTCCTGCTGACCGAGGGCGCCCACCTCGACAAGCCCGCGGTGCGCCGGGAGGCCTCGGCCGGCGTGCGGGTGCTGACGGCGGACCCGGCGCAGGACCGGACGGACGGCGCGGACGCGGCGGACGTGTCGGACCCGGCGGTCGTGGTCGGCGAGGACGCGCTGATGTACGTGATGTTCACCTCCGGCTCCACGGGCCGGCCCAAGGGCGTCGGGGTCACCCACCGCAACGTGGTGGAGCTGGTCACCGACCGCTGCTGGAACCGGGCCAACCACCGCCGCATGCTGGTCCATTCGGCGATCGGCTTCGACGCCTCCACCTACGAGCTGTGGGTGCCGCTGCTGAGCGGCGGCCAACTGGTGATCGCACCGGGCGACGGAACCGACGTCGCCGAACTCGACCACGCCGTCCGCACCTACGAGGTGACCGCCGCCTACTTCACGATGGGCCTCTTCCACATCATGGCGGACGAGGGCCTGGACACCCTCAAGCTCCTGGACGAGGTGTGGACGGGTGGCGACGTCGCCTCCCCCAGCGCCCTCCAGCGCGTCCTGGACCACTGCCCCGACACCGCGCTGGTCCACTCCTACGGACCGACCGAGACCACCTTCGCCTCCCACCAGCAGCGCATCCCGGCGGGTGCCGGGCGCACGCTGCCGGGGGTGTTCCTCGGGGCGGCGCTGGACAACACCCGCGTCCACGTCCTGGACGCCCGGTTGCGGCCGGTGCCGATCGGGGTGGCCGGAGAGATGTACCTCGCGGGCACCCAGGTGGCCCGCGGCTACCTCGGGCGTCCCGGGCTGACGTCGGAGCGGTTCGTCGCCGACCCGTTCGGCGCGGACGGCGGGCGGATGTACCGCACCGGCGACCTGGTGCACTGGACCCCGGCGGGCGAACTGCGGTTCATCGGCCGGGCCGACGGACAGGTCAAGCTGCGAGGGTTCCGCATCGAGCCCGGCGAGATCGAGGAGACCCTGGCCCGGCACCCGGGCGTCGGCCGGGTCGCGGTGGTCGTGTTCGAGGACGGCCCGGGCGGCAAGCGGCTCGTCGCGTACGCCGTACCGCGCGCCGGCCACGGCCTGACCACCGGCGAACTGCTGCGCTGGGCGGCGGGCGAACTCCCCGAGCACATGGTCCCGTCGGCCGCGGTGCTCCTGGACGCCATCCCGCTGACCGTGAACGGCAAACCGGACCGCGGGGCGCTGCCGGCGCCCGCTCCGGCCGCCCGCCCCTCAGGGCGCCCCCCGCGCACCCCGCGGGAGGAGGTCCTGTGCGGGCTCTTCGCCGAGATCCTGGGCGTGGAGGGGGTCGGCATCGACGACAACTTCTTCGGCCTGGGAGGGCATTCGCTGCTGGGGGTGCGCCTGGTGAGCCGGATGCGCACGGTGCTGGGGCTGGAGCGCGGGGTCCGCGACCTGTTCCGGACGCCGACCGTGGCCGGGCTGCTGGGCGACGAGCCGACCGGCTTCGACCCGATGGGGGTCCTGCTGCCGCTGAGCACCCGCGGGTCGCGGGCGCCGCTGTTCTGCATCCACCCCGGCACCGGTGTCGGCTGGCCGTACGCGGGCCTGGCCCAGCACCTGGGGCCCGACCAGCCGCTGTACGCCGTCCAGGCGAGGGCGCTGAGCGAGCTCGGCCACTCCCCCGAGTCGGTCGAGGAGATGGTGGCGGACTACCTGCCGCTCATCCGCGAGGTCCAGCCGCACGGCCCGTACCGCTTCCTGGGCTGGTCCTTCGGCGGCACGGTCGCCCACGCGCTGGCCGCGCGCCTGGCGGAGCTGGGCGAGCGCACCGACCTGCTGGCCATGATGGACGTGCACCTGCTGCCCACCGAGCCGGTGCGCCGCCGGATGACCCCGGCGCAGAAGCGGGACATGCTGGTCGGGGACGCCACCGGCGAGCCGGCCGACGCACCCTTCGACGTCGACGCGCTGATCGGCCTGGTGCGGCTCAAGGACCCGGTGCTCGGGGCCTTCTCGGACGCGGAGATCCGCTCCGTGATCGGCGCGTCCATCAACCACGCCGAAATCATGAACCTGTACGCCCCGCGCCCCGTGGCCACCGACATGCTCTTCCTGGCGGCCATTGAGGACGGGGAAACGGAGAACACTCTCGCGCAGCACTGGATTCCCTTCGTGGAAGGCCGCGTGGAGAACCACATCATCGGGGTCCCGCACACCAGAATGGGCGAACCCGAACCGCTTGCCCTGATCGGCCGTATCCTTTCCGAGAAATTGAGGAGCCTGTCATGA